The following are encoded together in the Arcticibacterium luteifluviistationis genome:
- a CDS encoding RNA polymerase sigma factor → MTETYEQLLENNKEKIYRICKIYAVSPLEPQDLFQEVIFAIWKSLPTFKGNSSVDTWIYRITLNVCLRSKQKSEKTYNKTLQLESIQFIPIEIPIENNQQEKYNALTLCISKLNNENQSIIILYLEELKYKQIAEITGLTENHIAVKMKRIKKILLDCITNKI, encoded by the coding sequence ATGACAGAAACATATGAACAGCTACTTGAGAATAATAAAGAAAAAATTTACAGAATTTGTAAAATCTACGCAGTTTCCCCTTTAGAACCTCAAGACCTTTTCCAAGAGGTAATCTTTGCAATTTGGAAATCTCTTCCAACTTTTAAAGGCAATTCGAGTGTTGACACTTGGATTTACAGAATTACACTAAATGTGTGTCTTCGCTCAAAACAAAAATCAGAGAAAACTTATAACAAGACACTTCAATTAGAATCCATTCAATTCATTCCTATCGAAATTCCTATTGAGAATAATCAACAAGAAAAGTATAATGCTTTGACTTTGTGCATATCAAAATTAAACAATGAAAATCAATCAATCATTATCCTTTATTTAGAAGAATTGAAGTATAAACAAATTGCTGAAATAACCGGATTAACAGAAAATCATATTGCAGTAAAAATGAAAAGAATTAAAAAAATCCTATTGGATTGTATAACTAATAAAATATAA